One Ostrea edulis chromosome 2, xbOstEdul1.1, whole genome shotgun sequence genomic region harbors:
- the LOC125672379 gene encoding uncharacterized protein LOC125672379 → MNGSKHYNCVLYKRRHSQRERRKVYGDTRKILEKHFAVFNISTSAVICNRCSHLWYKKKKTKNTTIQSQSSVSDEYYPPLKIPSLQHPDKSPPSVTLAIPSTSISHSYCFVCKKPGPKLIVTPTYARYRTYIQSEIFVQSGSRCCPGHIENGILSKDAIDKVKASKDSCHLNRSAILELLQQAREEVLKNEGTRLDFDEPTGLSDSDYYNLTGLTRKQFDDIMTNVNTIRTTQTRSIRTCVAILLTKLRSGMDNQMLGTIFNMKKFQIRRAVQSARKALMAEFVPRNLGFSHITREEIIQTHTRPLAQQILSNVTSAPAILVLDGTYIYIQKSGNYTFSRRSFSMHKRRPLLKPMMIVSTTGYIVSVLGPYLADPKNNDSSILNHSIHSNTDEIKTWVREDDIFVVDRGFRDSESLLNDLGIRMEMPAFIPKGQKQLSTEEANSSRLVTKVRWVVESVNGRIKTWRYLGKTLPNSQIPCIGDYVRIVCSLCNKYRPPINSGTFDDDITIASTMTMLAKKTNELQQFVLENGLDKRSMKWTSIDADSNTITDFPRLTEGDIRNLTIGVYQLKTAKSYAAEHLTDDGLFEIFVSDDIPNIVSAKIQSRHTSSKKYSLWIKYDITILSWYCTCKNGSRVVGMCGHISCIIWYLAFARYQNESCGIRDWTEEVDDAARSIDSSEDEDTVDYDGQEE, encoded by the exons ATGAATGGATCCAAACATTATAATTGTGTACTGTACAAAAGACGCCATTCTCAAAGAGAGAGGAGAAAAGTTTATGGTGACACAAGAAAGATCTTGGAGAAACATTTTGCCGTATTTAATATATCAACTTCAGCAGTGATTTGCAATAGATGTTCTCACCTCTGgtacaaaaagaaaaagacCAAAAATACTACCATTCAAAGCCAGAGTTCGGTTTCAGATGAATATTATCCGCCCTTGAAGATACCAAGCCTACAGCATCCAGACAAAAGTCCGCCGTCTGTCACTTTAGCGATCCCTAGCACCAGTATCAGTCATTCATACTGCTTTGTGTGCAAAAAGCCCGGACCAAAGTTAATTGTCACTCCAACCTATGCTAGATACAGAACTTATATTCAAAGTGAAATATTTGTGCAATCAGGATCACGATGCTGTCCAGGTCACATTGAAAATGGAATTCTCTCAAAAGACGCCATAGACAAGGTCAAGGCTTCTAAGGATTCCTGCCACCTCAACAGATCCGCAATACTGGAGCTTTTACAGCAAGCTAGAGAGGAGGTCCTTAAAAACGAGGGTACAAGACTTGACTTCGATGAACCTACGGGTTTAAGTGACTCAGACTATTATAATTTAACCGGACTCACTAGAAAGCAGTTTGATGACATTATGACAAATGTTAACACCATAAGAACAACACAGACCAGGTCAATCCGTACCTGTGTAGCTATCCTTTTGACTAAGCTACGTTCTGGAATGGACAACCAAATGCTTGGAACAATCTTCAATATGAaaaaattccag ATTCGCAGGGCAGTCCAATCTGCAAGGAAGGCTCTGATGGCAGAATTTGTCCCAAGGAACCTCGGATTTTCCCACATCACAAGGGAAGAGATCATTCAGACCCATACAAGGCCACTTGCACAACAAATTCTGTCCAATGTAACATCTGCACCTGCAATATTAGTGTTGGACGGAACTTATATCTATATTCAAAAAAGTGGAAACTACACCTTCTCCAGACGATCTTTCAGTATGCACAAGCGAAGACCCCTTTTAAAACCCATGATGATCGTCTCCACAACAGGATATATCGTCAGTGTCCTTGGACCTTATCTGGCAGATCCAAAGAACAATGACTCCTCTATTCTCAACCATTCGATTCATTCAAACACAGATGAAATAAAGACCTGGGTCAGAGAGGACGATATATTTGTTGTTGATAGAGGTTTCCGGGATTCAGAATCACTTTTGAATGACCTGGGTATACGTATGGAGATGCCTGCGTTTATCCCGAAGGGCCAGAAGCAATTGTCTACAGAGGAAGCTAACAGTTCTAGACTTGTAACAAAG gTCAGATGGGTTGTTGAATCCGTAAATGGAAGAATAAAGACATGGAGATATCTTGGTAAAACACTTCCAAACAGCCAGATCCCGTGTATTGGAGATTATGTTAGGATTGTCTGTAGTCTTTGTAACAAGTACCGGCCTCCTATCAACTCTGGAACATTTGATGACGATATCACCATTGCATCAACAATGACAATGTTGGCCAAAAAGACAAACGAACTTCAACAGTTTGTTCTTGAAAATG GGCTTGATAAAAGATCCATGAAATGGACTTCCATCGACGCTGACAGCAACACCATCACCGATTTTCCCAGGCTTACTGAGGGAGATATCAGAAACCTCACAATTGGTGTCTATCAGCTAAAGACGGCAAAATCATATGCGGCAGAACATCTTACAGATGATGgattatttgaaatttttgtgaGCGATGATATACCCAATATTGTCAGTGCCAAAATTCAAAGCCGCCACACTTCATCTAAAAAGTATTCCTTATGGATAAAATACGATATCACCATCTTGTCCTGGTATTGTACCTGTAAAAATGGATCCCGGGTTGTTGGAATGTGCGGTCACATATCCTGTATTATCTGGTATTTAGCCTTTGCTAGATATCAGAACGAGTCTTGCGGTATTCGTGACTGGACAGAGGAAGTGGATGATGCGGCGAGATCCATCGACAGCTCCGAGGATGAGGATACTGTCGATTATGATGGACAAGAAGAGTAG